The Verrucomicrobiota bacterium sequence GCAGGCCTGGGTGCCGGAGTAATCGAACTCGCACGCCTGGCCGATGATGATCGGGCCGGCGCCAATGATGAGGACCGAGTGAATGTCAGTGCGTTTGGGCATACGAAAGGCCGCGCGACTAAAAGCCATCGCGCGCCGGTTGTCAGTCAATTTTAGCCGCGCTCGAGCGACGGCGTGCGGGAATCCGCGTCTTTGGGCTTGGAGTCCGCGATGCGACGGAGTTCAATTCTCGCGAACATCCTCTTCATGAAGAGCCGCCGCGCTGTTCTCCTCGGCCTCGCCCTACTCCCGACGGCGACGCCTGCCGCCGAACCGTGGGCCGATGCGCGGCTGGCCGTCACGAGCAACCTCGTGATCTGGCTCGATGCGACGAAGCAAAACGCCGCGCGCCAGCTACTCAAGCTGCCCGCGCTCGCGCACAACTCGCCGGTGGACGTGCTGCTCGACGCCTCGGGCAACAGGCTCGACGTCTCGCAGCGCGCGGCGGAGTCGCGGCCGAAGTTTCAGGCTGCCGGTGGCGCGGCCTTCCTGCGATTCGATGGCAAGGACGATTCGCTGTCCGCTTCACTGCTCCGTCGGGCGCTGACAAACTGCACGGTGTTCGTCGTCGCAGCGCCGCGCTCGAACGCGGGGTTTTTCCGTGGACTGCTCGCGTTTAGCGAGACGGGTCGAAACGATTACTCGTCCGGCTTCAATCTCGATCTCGGCGGCGCGGCCACGCCGAATTTCTCCGTCGTCAACGTCGAGGGCGCGGGCATGGCGGGCCAGCAGAATCTCCGCACGCAACCCGGCGCGTTCAACCGCTGGCAGGTGCTCGCCGTCACGTCGCAGCCCGGCACGAACGGCGCGCGGCTCTTCGTGGACGGCTCCGCGCAGGGCCGCCGCGAGCGCGCCGCGGGTTCGGTGCTGCGCATGGAGGACTTCACGGTCGGCGCGCGCTGCTTTTCGAATTCGACCGAGCCGCCGCACACTCAGGGCTTCCTCGACGGCGACATCGCCGAGGTGCTGGTCTTCAGCCGCGTGCTGCCGCAGGCGGAGCGGCAGGCGGTGGAGAAGTATCTCACCGAGAAGCACGCATCGCTGCAGCAGCTCGCCTTCGGCAACACGCCCGGCGGCTGGCGCGCATGGGAGACGGTCGCCAACGCCGCGCCCGTGCAGATGCTTGTGCCGGGCTTCGTCGTGCGCGAGCT is a genomic window containing:
- a CDS encoding carbamoyl-phosphate synthase subunit L, giving the protein MPKRTDIHSVLIIGAGPIIIGQACEFDYSGTQACKALKEEGYRVVLVNSNPATIMTDPEFADRTYIEP
- a CDS encoding LamG domain-containing protein, whose product is MRRSSILANILFMKSRRAVLLGLALLPTATPAAEPWADARLAVTSNLVIWLDATKQNAARQLLKLPALAHNSPVDVLLDASGNRLDVSQRAAESRPKFQAAGGAAFLRFDGKDDSLSASLLRRALTNCTVFVVAAPRSNAGFFRGLLAFSETGRNDYSSGFNLDLGGAATPNFSVVNVEGAGMAGQQNLRTQPGAFNRWQVLAVTSQPGTNGARLFVDGSAQGRRERAAGSVLRMEDFTVGARCFSNSTEPPHTQGFLDGDIAEVLVFSRVLPQAERQAVEKYLTEKHASLQQLAFGNTPGGWRAWETVANAAPVQMLVPGFVVRELPLELKNINTLKYRADGKLYALGYNGQIWLLSDTDGDGLEDKAELFWDGLGKLRGPIGMAVTPPGYKHGQGVFVP